The following are encoded together in the Arcticibacterium luteifluviistationis genome:
- a CDS encoding outer membrane protein assembly factor BamB family protein: MRKIVFLVLISIQVFSQESWTTVLPTVGTFSSPRVSDLNGDGTKDIIIGAGRLEFQACDSAMVAIDGKDGSLLWRVPASDQIFVSAGLLDINEDGVEDVFLGGRSSELKAINGKTGEVFWAFDTLAYSEGGNKRWFNFYNPQFIHDVDEDGIPDLLISNGGDIWVAPHDPNRTEGRLCIISSKTGDLIADASMPDKHEIYMSVAVDKNEREPLFSKIIYGTGGETTPGGLFVGNLGMVMNGDLSTSVKLADGGEKGFIAPPVWVDLNLDGEKDIVASSVDGRLLAFDGKTYKSLWQMEIANTESYGSMAVGKFNEDNIPDFFVSFAQGVWPNLSWTKQAMVNGVNGEIEYLDSLGYYQTSSPVVVDLTGDGIDEVILSVDYQVLDSLHRKSFFTTLYAVEFTRKEALSMVEGLPGHNVSSTPWVGDLEGDGYLDIVYCHGINQYHTYTFDGLRVNCLKTTFPILKPIKWGAYMGSDYDGVFK; encoded by the coding sequence ATGAGGAAGATAGTTTTTTTAGTGCTGATTTCGATTCAGGTTTTTTCACAAGAATCTTGGACAACCGTTTTGCCTACTGTAGGTACTTTCTCGTCTCCAAGAGTTTCAGATTTAAATGGTGATGGTACCAAAGATATAATTATAGGTGCGGGCAGGCTTGAGTTTCAAGCCTGCGATTCTGCTATGGTGGCTATAGATGGAAAAGACGGTAGCCTACTTTGGCGAGTACCTGCCTCAGACCAAATTTTTGTTTCTGCAGGACTATTAGATATTAATGAGGATGGTGTGGAAGACGTATTCTTAGGAGGGCGTTCTTCGGAGTTAAAAGCCATAAATGGTAAAACCGGAGAGGTTTTCTGGGCTTTTGATACCTTGGCTTATTCTGAGGGGGGAAACAAACGATGGTTTAACTTTTATAATCCTCAATTTATTCATGATGTTGATGAAGATGGGATTCCAGATTTATTGATTTCAAATGGAGGGGATATTTGGGTAGCACCACATGACCCAAACCGAACCGAAGGAAGACTATGTATTATTTCTTCAAAAACGGGTGATTTAATAGCTGACGCCAGCATGCCTGATAAGCATGAAATTTATATGTCGGTAGCGGTAGATAAGAATGAGCGAGAGCCATTATTTTCAAAAATTATTTATGGTACGGGAGGAGAAACTACACCAGGTGGACTGTTTGTAGGCAATTTAGGAATGGTTATGAATGGAGACCTAAGTACTTCTGTCAAGCTAGCTGATGGCGGAGAAAAAGGTTTTATAGCCCCACCTGTTTGGGTAGATTTAAATCTAGATGGCGAAAAAGACATTGTGGCTAGTTCTGTAGATGGTAGACTATTAGCTTTTGATGGTAAAACGTATAAAAGCCTTTGGCAAATGGAAATAGCCAACACTGAGTCTTATGGTTCTATGGCGGTTGGCAAATTCAATGAAGATAACATTCCTGACTTTTTTGTTTCATTCGCTCAAGGTGTTTGGCCTAATTTATCATGGACTAAGCAGGCAATGGTTAATGGGGTTAATGGCGAAATTGAATATTTAGACTCTCTTGGTTATTATCAAACCTCAAGCCCTGTGGTTGTAGATTTGACTGGTGACGGAATTGATGAGGTGATCCTGAGTGTGGATTATCAAGTGTTAGATAGCCTTCACAGAAAAAGCTTTTTTACCACACTTTATGCTGTTGAGTTTACCAGAAAGGAAGCCTTATCCATGGTAGAAGGCCTGCCAGGGCATAATGTGTCTTCCACGCCTTGGGTAGGAGATTTGGAAGGTGATGGTTATTTAGATATCGTTTATTGCCATGGCATTAATCAGTATCATACCTATACCTTTGATGGTTTAAGGGTGAATTGCCTCAAAACTACATTCCCCATTTTAAAACCGATAAAATGGGGTGCTTATATGGGTAGTGATTATGATGGAGTTTTTAAATAA
- a CDS encoding sulfatase family protein, producing the protein MCKRYFWVVLLFIGVVTVSCKEDRKPNVVYILADDLGIGDVSCYNPEAKFQTPNIDKLSQEGMRFTDAHSGSAVCTPTRYGILTGRYSWRGVMKKGVTWSYDSSIIEPNRVTVADMFQTNGYKTACIGKWHLGLNWAVDSSSKWPVDFTQKVRNSPNDYGFDYSYVIPASLDIPPYVYLENDEVTAQPDRETENKSKYGWWRLGPTGSDFSHEKVLSNFSSRAVDYINENKDEPFFLYLPLAAPHTPIIPDAKHKGKSEFSEYGDFVMMVDEVVGNVTAALKANGLDENTLIIFTSDNGCAPLAGVKDMEAKGHFSSMQYRGYKAEAYEGGHRIPFIARWANQIAPGSLSKSTICLTDFMATCAAILNIDLADDTAEDSYDLSPLLSEVPFEGDFREATVHHAMDGSFAIRKGDWKLILTKGSGGWKTEENDLRIKNATHPFQLYNIKTDDKETENMVESNPEKAEELRLLMEKYILEGRSTPGEKQAYVKSENWPGTDWMSK; encoded by the coding sequence ATGTGTAAAAGGTATTTTTGGGTAGTGCTTCTATTTATTGGTGTGGTGACGGTTTCTTGTAAAGAAGACAGAAAGCCTAATGTTGTATATATCTTGGCAGATGACTTGGGGATAGGTGATGTCTCTTGCTATAATCCAGAAGCAAAGTTTCAAACGCCGAATATTGATAAATTGAGTCAAGAAGGGATGCGTTTTACGGATGCTCATTCTGGTTCTGCTGTTTGTACACCAACGCGTTATGGTATTTTAACAGGTAGGTATAGCTGGCGAGGAGTTATGAAAAAAGGGGTGACTTGGAGTTATGATTCGTCTATAATAGAGCCAAATAGAGTAACTGTAGCGGACATGTTTCAAACAAATGGTTACAAAACGGCCTGTATTGGGAAGTGGCATTTAGGTTTAAACTGGGCTGTGGATAGCTCAAGTAAATGGCCTGTAGATTTTACTCAAAAGGTGCGTAATAGCCCGAATGATTATGGTTTTGATTATTCCTATGTGATTCCAGCGTCACTAGATATTCCTCCATACGTTTATCTTGAAAATGATGAAGTAACGGCTCAGCCAGATAGAGAAACAGAAAATAAAAGTAAATATGGCTGGTGGCGTTTAGGACCTACAGGTTCTGATTTTTCGCATGAAAAGGTGCTTTCAAACTTTTCGTCTAGAGCGGTAGATTACATCAATGAAAATAAAGATGAACCGTTTTTTTTATACTTGCCATTGGCGGCTCCACATACGCCAATTATACCAGATGCTAAGCACAAAGGTAAAAGTGAGTTTAGCGAGTATGGTGATTTTGTGATGATGGTAGATGAGGTAGTAGGAAATGTTACGGCGGCTCTTAAAGCCAATGGCTTGGACGAGAATACGTTAATAATCTTTACCTCTGACAATGGCTGTGCTCCTCTTGCTGGTGTTAAAGATATGGAAGCCAAAGGTCACTTTTCAAGCATGCAATACCGTGGCTACAAAGCCGAGGCATATGAAGGTGGACACAGGATACCTTTTATAGCGAGGTGGGCTAATCAGATAGCACCAGGTTCGCTGTCAAAGTCAACTATTTGTTTGACAGATTTTATGGCTACTTGTGCCGCTATTTTGAATATAGATTTGGCAGATGATACTGCTGAAGATAGTTATGATTTGTCGCCGCTTTTGAGTGAAGTTCCTTTTGAGGGAGACTTTAGAGAGGCTACTGTACATCATGCTATGGATGGTTCTTTTGCGATAAGAAAAGGTGATTGGAAGCTTATTTTGACAAAAGGCAGCGGTGGCTGGAAAACGGAAGAGAATGATTTAAGAATAAAAAACGCAACGCATCCTTTTCAATTATATAATATAAAAACGGATGATAAGGAGACTGAAAACATGGTAGAAAGCAATCCTGAGAAAGCAGAAGAACTCCGATTGTTAATGGAGAAATATATTTTAGAAGGAAGGAGTACGCCAGGGGAAAAGCAAGCTTATGTAAAAAGTGAGAATTGGCCAGGTACGGATTGGATGAGTAAATGA